From the Oscillospiraceae bacterium genome, the window ATGGGTGCAGGAGCGATTCCCGGACGACACGAGTTGGCAACGGGCATGATTGGTATGCACGGCACATTACAGTCCAACCATGCATGTGACCGCTGCGATTTGCTGATTGCTGTTGGCTGTCGTTTCTCCGACCGTGTGGGGTTGAACTTTGAGACATTCGCGCAAAATGCCGAAATCGTGCAAATTGATATTGACCGCTCGGAAATTGACAAAAACATTAAAACCGACCACCACATCATTGGCGACGCTAAAAAAGTGCTGTCGATTTTGAACAATAAGGTGATACAGAAAGACAATCAAGCCTGGAAAGATGAAGTCTTTGCTTTCTGCAAAGAGTCACCCGCAGCCGACAGAGGCGATGGGCTAACCCCTAAGCAGATTTTGACCACCATTGCTGAGATTTTGCCGCAACGCACGATTGTTGCCACCGATGTGGGGCAGCATCAGATGTGGTCGATACAGCATTTCTTCTTCGACTATCCCGGACAGTTGCTAACCTCAGGTGGATTTGGTACAATGGGGTTTGGGCTGGGTGCAGCTATCGGCGCCAAGGCGGCGCACCCCGAACAGACTGTCCTGCACATCACCGGCGACGGCTGTTTCCGTATGAACTGCCACGAACTCAGCACTGAGGCACATTACAAGTTGCCGATTATTACCTGTGTCTTCAACAACGGCGTACTCGGTATGGTGCGGCAATGGCAGAATGTGTTGTTCGGCAAGCGTTTCTCGCAGACAACACTTGACCGCGGGCCGGATTTTGTGAAGCTGGCGGAGGCGTATGATTTGCTCGGCTTGCGGGCAAGCACGGCAGAAGAATTCGCCGATGCGTTACAACAAGCGCAAACGTCCGTGACACTAGGGCGCGGTGTTGTGATTGATTGTATACTTGACCAGGATGAAATGGTTACACCTATGGTGGGTTCGGGGAAGCATATTACAGAGTTTTTGATTGAGTGATGTTGGGGTTTGCTGTATTTGCTTGAGTATAGAAAATTTATATTAGTGGAGGTGTGGTGTGATTTTCTATAATGCAAGAGCAATTATAACAAAGCAAGAAAACGGCAATAAAATGATTCTAGTCCAACGGTGTTTCAGGACAGGGATTTCGAAGCACTTTGAATTTCCCGGAGGCTGTAACGAATGGGGCGAATCCATAATAGACACTTTGAAGCGCGAAGTTATGGAAGAAGTGGGAATGACTGTGACTAAAATCTATGGAATAGAAAACCATATGGATAAAAATGACGTAGAAACATTCATACCGTATTCGGTTTATTTCGGTAAACAGGGCTGGATTTTTAACTCTGGAGAATTTGAAGGCAAATGTGGAAAATCGGTAGGCGTTCATTTCAAATGCGAGGCGATAGGTACTCCGCTCGAAAAAGGCGACAAAACAGTAGAAATTCAGTGGGTGACACCGGAAAAACTGAGAGCATTACTCGATGAGCCAAATATGTTCGGTGATATAGACAGGGGTGCGGCGGAGCTATATTGTCTTGAATGTGGAGTATAAGCATTTTCTACAATGTAGGGGACGCACACCGGGCGTCCTGCAACACAAAAAAGAGCCGAAGCGCCTACTTTAATGC encodes:
- the ilvB gene encoding biosynthetic-type acetolactate synthase large subunit translates to MQRTGAEILMECLLEQGVDTIFGYPGGRIMPVYDALYAYSDRIAHILTAHEQGASHAADGYARSSGKVGVCFATSGPGATNLVTGIATAYMDSSPVVFITANVNEALIGKDSFQEVDIVGITMPITKCNYLVRDVDTLADVVREAFAVARGGRPGPVLIDLLYDVTVAKAEYQPLPREKHHESGRLLLRKLAHAFDEPTPDSGDIDYLVDMIAKAKKPLVICGGGVVRSEAADEFRAFIEKIDAPTAITVMGAGAIPGRHELATGMIGMHGTLQSNHACDRCDLLIAVGCRFSDRVGLNFETFAQNAEIVQIDIDRSEIDKNIKTDHHIIGDAKKVLSILNNKVIQKDNQAWKDEVFAFCKESPAADRGDGLTPKQILTTIAEILPQRTIVATDVGQHQMWSIQHFFFDYPGQLLTSGGFGTMGFGLGAAIGAKAAHPEQTVLHITGDGCFRMNCHELSTEAHYKLPIITCVFNNGVLGMVRQWQNVLFGKRFSQTTLDRGPDFVKLAEAYDLLGLRASTAEEFADALQQAQTSVTLGRGVVIDCILDQDEMVTPMVGSGKHITEFLIE
- a CDS encoding NUDIX domain-containing protein, encoding MIFYNARAIITKQENGNKMILVQRCFRTGISKHFEFPGGCNEWGESIIDTLKREVMEEVGMTVTKIYGIENHMDKNDVETFIPYSVYFGKQGWIFNSGEFEGKCGKSVGVHFKCEAIGTPLEKGDKTVEIQWVTPEKLRALLDEPNMFGDIDRGAAELYCLECGV